The Rhodococcus sp. X156 genome window below encodes:
- a CDS encoding fatty acid desaturase codes for MAITDIKAYAHLTEADVENLGRELDAIRRDVEESRGDKDAAYIRKAIQLQRGLAAGGRITLFASAFPPAWVAGTAMLGAAKIIENMELGHNIIHGQWDWMNDPEIHSTSWEWDTTCPSSHWKHSHNYIHHKYTNVVGKDNDVGYGILRVTRDQKWHPINLGQPLYNAMLATLFQYGVALHDLNIEAIRKREKPLSEAWAQLKVIGRKVGKQMGKDYVVYPLLTGPAFVSTLTANATANLIRNLWSYTVIFCGHFPDRAEKFTEAELERETPPEWYLRQLLGSANFRGGKLMTFMSGNLNYQIEHHLFPDLPSNRYIEIAERVKALCEKYQLPYTTGSLAHQYWQTLRTIWKLSLPDRFLTATADDAPETASERKYELRAVA; via the coding sequence ATGGCAATCACCGACATCAAGGCCTACGCGCACCTGACCGAGGCCGACGTGGAGAACCTCGGCCGAGAGCTGGACGCGATCCGGCGCGACGTGGAGGAGTCCCGCGGCGACAAGGACGCCGCCTACATCCGCAAGGCGATCCAGCTGCAGCGCGGCCTGGCCGCCGGTGGCCGCATCACCCTCTTCGCCAGCGCCTTCCCACCCGCCTGGGTGGCCGGCACCGCCATGCTCGGCGCGGCCAAGATCATCGAGAACATGGAGCTGGGCCACAACATCATCCACGGCCAGTGGGACTGGATGAACGACCCGGAGATCCACTCCACCAGCTGGGAGTGGGACACCACGTGCCCGTCCTCGCACTGGAAGCACTCGCACAACTACATCCACCACAAGTACACCAACGTCGTCGGCAAGGACAACGACGTGGGCTACGGCATCCTGCGCGTCACCCGGGACCAGAAGTGGCACCCCATCAACCTGGGGCAGCCGCTCTACAACGCCATGCTGGCCACGCTGTTCCAGTACGGGGTTGCCCTGCACGACCTGAACATCGAGGCGATCCGCAAGCGGGAGAAGCCGCTGAGCGAGGCCTGGGCCCAGCTGAAGGTGATCGGCCGCAAGGTCGGCAAGCAGATGGGCAAGGACTACGTGGTCTACCCCCTGCTCACCGGCCCCGCGTTCGTCTCCACGCTCACCGCCAACGCCACGGCCAACCTCATCCGCAACCTGTGGTCCTACACGGTGATCTTCTGCGGCCACTTCCCCGACCGCGCGGAGAAGTTCACCGAGGCCGAGCTGGAGCGGGAGACCCCGCCGGAGTGGTACCTGCGTCAGCTGCTGGGCTCGGCCAACTTCCGCGGCGGCAAGCTCATGACGTTCATGAGCGGCAACCTGAACTACCAGATCGAGCACCACCTGTTCCCCGACCTGCCCAGCAACCGCTACATCGAGATCGCCGAGCGGGTGAAGGCGCTGTGCGAGAAGTACCAGCTGCCGTACACCACCGGCTCGCTGGCCCACCAGTACTGGCAGACGCTGCGCACCATCTGGAAGCTGTCGCTGCCGGACCGCTTCCTCACGGCCACTGCCGACGACGCACCGGAGACGGCCTCGGAGCGCAAGTACGAGCTGCGTGCGGTGGCCTGA
- a CDS encoding helical backbone metal receptor → MTAGSGLRDDLAAPVHLAQPPRRVVSLVPSITECLADSGLLVGATDYCVHPAGLDVARVGGSKYPSVAAVLACEPDLVLANAEENREQDVLELRAAGVPVWTTAAAASVPQALLALRRMFTEALSLAVPIWLPEAEQLWSTVPPTRVVAVVPVWRKPWVVLGRDTFAGDVLLRLGVGNAFADHEERYPRPPLAELQGAELAVLPDEPYEFTADDGPQHFPTMPSVLVSGRHLTWWGPSLLAAHTLLGEQLTT, encoded by the coding sequence GTGACCGCCGGCTCCGGGCTGCGCGACGACCTGGCCGCGCCCGTCCACCTGGCCCAGCCGCCCCGGCGGGTGGTGAGCCTGGTGCCGTCGATCACCGAGTGCCTTGCCGACTCCGGTCTGCTGGTCGGTGCCACCGACTACTGCGTGCACCCGGCCGGGCTGGACGTGGCCCGGGTGGGTGGCTCGAAGTACCCCTCGGTGGCGGCGGTGCTGGCGTGCGAGCCAGACCTGGTGCTGGCCAACGCCGAGGAGAACCGCGAGCAGGACGTGCTGGAGCTGCGGGCGGCCGGGGTCCCGGTGTGGACCACCGCCGCGGCCGCGTCGGTGCCGCAGGCGCTGCTCGCGCTGCGCCGGATGTTCACCGAGGCGCTGAGCCTCGCCGTGCCCATCTGGCTGCCGGAGGCCGAGCAGCTGTGGTCGACGGTGCCACCCACCCGGGTGGTGGCGGTGGTGCCGGTGTGGCGCAAGCCCTGGGTGGTGCTGGGCCGCGACACCTTCGCCGGGGACGTGCTCCTGCGGCTGGGGGTGGGCAACGCCTTCGCCGACCACGAGGAGCGCTACCCACGCCCGCCGCTCGCCGAGCTGCAGGGCGCCGAGCTGGCCGTGCTGCCCGACGAGCCCTACGAGTTCACCGCCGACGACGGCCCGCAGCACTTTCCCACGATGCCGTCGGTGCTGGTCTCCGGCCGCCACCTCACCTGGTGGGGTCCGTCGCTGCTGGCGGCCCACACCCTGCTCGGCGAGCAGCTGACCACCTAG
- a CDS encoding formate/nitrite transporter family protein has protein sequence MTDDSSAAHEPDARDNDTEDSVDDAFERLVDEGDERLSRPLSALVGTGLLGGVDVGTGMLAYFVVHHLTHSTLLAGIAFSVGFVALLMAHSELFTENFLVPVTTVVAGHRPVWSLVRLWGITLVTNLIGGWVVAWLIITARPDLRSTAVEVSNHYFALGFSLSSFALAVLAGLVITLMTRMQHAADSLGVQIVPAILFGSLLAGGQLFHSVLDSLFMFAGLHSGSGYGYLDWLGALGWSALGNLVGGLGLVTSIRLLRTKNRLQRERQKTKG, from the coding sequence GTGACCGACGACAGCAGCGCAGCCCACGAGCCCGACGCCAGGGACAACGACACCGAGGACTCCGTGGACGACGCCTTCGAGCGCCTCGTCGACGAGGGCGACGAGCGGCTGTCCCGGCCGCTGTCGGCACTGGTGGGCACCGGCCTGCTCGGCGGCGTGGACGTGGGCACCGGGATGCTGGCCTACTTCGTGGTGCACCACCTCACCCACAGCACGCTGCTGGCCGGGATCGCGTTCTCGGTGGGGTTCGTGGCCCTGCTCATGGCGCACAGCGAGCTGTTCACCGAGAACTTCCTGGTACCGGTGACCACCGTGGTCGCCGGGCACCGCCCGGTGTGGTCGCTGGTGCGGCTGTGGGGCATCACCCTGGTGACCAACCTGATCGGCGGGTGGGTGGTGGCCTGGCTGATCATCACCGCGCGGCCGGACCTGCGGTCGACGGCGGTGGAGGTCTCCAACCACTACTTCGCGCTCGGCTTCAGCCTGAGCTCCTTCGCCCTCGCGGTGCTGGCGGGGCTGGTGATCACGTTGATGACCCGGATGCAGCACGCCGCCGACAGCCTGGGGGTGCAGATCGTGCCCGCCATCCTGTTCGGCTCCCTGCTGGCCGGTGGGCAGCTGTTCCACTCGGTGCTGGACTCGCTGTTCATGTTCGCCGGCCTGCACTCCGGCTCCGGGTACGGCTACCTGGACTGGCTCGGGGCGCTGGGCTGGTCGGCACTGGGCAACCTGGTGGGCGGGCTGGGCCTGGTCACGTCCATCCGCCTGCTGCGCACCAAGAACCGGCTGCAGCGGGAGCGTCAGAAGACCAAGGGCTGA
- the panB gene encoding 3-methyl-2-oxobutanoate hydroxymethyltransferase yields the protein MSATSHDQTQPAETPPTETQPAETQPYGGTPAEPQRRGKTRTHHIAAMKERGERWAMLTAYDYSSAKIFDEAGIPVLLVGDSAANVVYGYETTVPVTVDELLPLVRGVVRGAPHALVVADLPFGTYEAGPEQAVATAVRFLKEGLAHAVKLEGGERVAPQIAAITAAGIPVMAHIGFTPQSVNGLGGFRVQGRGSGADQLVADALAVQDAGAFSVVMEMVPAHLAEEITAKLGIATVGIGAGPACDGQVLVWQDMAGMSSGKGPKFVKRFGEVGSALGDAASAYAEEVRAGSFPAPEHCF from the coding sequence ATGTCCGCAACCAGCCACGACCAGACCCAGCCCGCCGAGACCCCGCCCACCGAGACCCAACCCGCTGAGACCCAGCCCTACGGCGGCACCCCGGCTGAGCCCCAGCGCCGCGGCAAGACCCGCACGCACCACATCGCGGCGATGAAGGAGCGTGGCGAGCGCTGGGCCATGCTCACCGCCTACGACTACTCCAGCGCCAAGATCTTCGACGAGGCCGGCATCCCGGTGCTCCTGGTGGGCGACTCCGCCGCCAACGTGGTCTACGGCTACGAGACCACCGTCCCGGTGACCGTGGACGAGCTGCTGCCGCTGGTGCGCGGCGTGGTCCGGGGCGCTCCGCACGCCCTGGTGGTGGCCGACCTGCCCTTCGGCACCTACGAGGCCGGCCCGGAGCAGGCCGTCGCCACTGCGGTGCGCTTCCTCAAGGAGGGCCTGGCCCACGCGGTGAAGCTGGAGGGCGGCGAGCGGGTGGCCCCGCAGATCGCCGCGATCACCGCCGCGGGGATCCCGGTGATGGCCCACATCGGCTTCACCCCGCAGAGCGTCAACGGCCTGGGCGGCTTCCGGGTGCAGGGCCGCGGCAGCGGTGCCGACCAGCTGGTCGCCGACGCCCTCGCCGTGCAGGATGCCGGTGCGTTCTCCGTGGTGATGGAGATGGTCCCGGCCCACCTGGCCGAGGAGATCACGGCCAAGCTGGGCATCGCCACCGTCGGCATCGGGGCCGGCCCGGCCTGCGACGGCCAGGTGCTGGTGTGGCAGGACATGGCCGGGATGAGCTCGGGAAAGGGCCCCAAGTTCGTCAAGCGCTTCGGCGAGGTGGGCAGCGCCCTGGGCGACGCCGCGTCGGCCTACGCCGAGGAGGTCCGGGCCGGGTCCTTCCCCGCCCCGGAGCACTGCTTCTAG
- a CDS encoding glycosyltransferase family 2 protein has translation MSAPARGGSGQADSGLEELTAPEAVLEHYRSVDSAPEEYSLNRSPRAVNSCLVSFVALSLLALLAITVLVGLGYLEDSRDIVVFSASGDRATIPVRVFVLVFFVVFSLSLATNLWRRLLVLVELCGGVLLAALAVDLAALAAGQVPALSPPVAVQQITAAIVGLALFPVVVLRNAHLPDPAPAPAATARIRAVAWVRLLVPLSIAGALAALVAQRFGPVLSGMREVALLGGVGPGIFLVQQVIVLIAAGIGVVLVARSRQVRFAPPIGVLIPAHNEAHGIAETIAAVDRAAGVYAASVHLYVVDNVSTDDTARIAERAMGRAHHLSSSMLSCPTPGKARALNYGLDRLTEPFVVRIDADTVISDHCLEQVVRHFHDDRVGAVGGLPLPAKNETFIDRVRLVEALLRHGFYQVARLGYDGIVGIPGMLTAYRGSALAETGPISQGMNGEDTDICMRMNSLGYRCLVEPRAVYHAEVPLTWAHLTEQRIRWFRSTYHVAAHHRRALLRQGSMAGAVVLPFALWNAARRAMLLPVLLFALLTFGVFSGTFTGLRWEPVLAMVIGLPALFAVAVCLLLRRPRAVLYVPEYLLFRLVRSYFTLAAVLSLKFPPLGSPKARLTSRQVRREVRRKTPG, from the coding sequence GTGAGCGCCCCGGCGAGGGGCGGGTCAGGCCAGGCCGACTCCGGGCTCGAGGAGCTCACCGCCCCGGAGGCGGTCCTCGAGCACTACCGCTCGGTGGACAGCGCGCCGGAGGAGTACTCCCTGAACCGGTCGCCGCGGGCGGTGAACAGCTGCCTGGTCTCGTTCGTGGCCCTGAGCCTGCTGGCGCTGCTGGCGATCACCGTCCTGGTCGGGTTGGGCTACCTGGAGGACAGCCGCGACATCGTCGTGTTCTCCGCCTCGGGCGATCGAGCGACGATCCCGGTTCGGGTGTTCGTCCTGGTCTTCTTCGTTGTGTTCAGCCTCAGCCTGGCCACCAACCTCTGGCGTCGCCTGCTGGTGCTGGTCGAGCTGTGCGGTGGTGTGCTGCTGGCCGCCCTCGCCGTGGACCTCGCCGCGCTGGCCGCTGGCCAGGTCCCCGCCCTCTCGCCGCCAGTGGCCGTCCAGCAGATCACGGCGGCGATCGTGGGACTGGCGCTGTTCCCGGTGGTCGTGCTGCGCAACGCCCACCTGCCGGACCCCGCGCCAGCCCCAGCGGCAACGGCCCGGATCCGCGCCGTGGCCTGGGTCCGGTTGCTGGTGCCGTTGAGCATCGCGGGGGCCCTGGCAGCCCTGGTCGCGCAGCGATTCGGTCCCGTCCTGTCCGGGATGCGGGAGGTCGCCCTGCTCGGCGGCGTCGGCCCCGGAATCTTCCTGGTGCAACAGGTGATCGTGCTCATCGCAGCCGGCATCGGTGTCGTGCTGGTCGCCCGGTCCCGCCAGGTCCGGTTCGCACCGCCGATCGGGGTGCTGATCCCAGCGCACAACGAAGCCCACGGTATCGCCGAGACGATCGCTGCGGTCGACCGTGCGGCTGGGGTCTACGCAGCGTCGGTGCACCTGTACGTGGTGGACAACGTCTCCACCGACGACACCGCCAGGATCGCCGAGCGAGCCATGGGCCGCGCCCACCACCTGAGCTCGAGCATGCTGTCCTGTCCGACACCGGGCAAGGCCAGGGCCCTGAACTACGGCCTGGACCGGCTCACGGAACCCTTCGTGGTCCGCATCGACGCCGACACCGTGATCAGCGACCACTGCCTCGAGCAGGTCGTGCGGCACTTCCACGACGACCGGGTGGGTGCGGTGGGTGGGCTGCCGCTGCCGGCGAAGAACGAGACCTTCATCGATCGGGTCCGCCTGGTCGAGGCGCTCCTGCGACACGGGTTCTACCAGGTCGCACGGCTGGGCTACGACGGGATCGTGGGGATCCCGGGCATGCTCACGGCGTACCGAGGCTCGGCCCTCGCGGAGACCGGTCCGATCAGCCAGGGGATGAACGGCGAGGACACCGACATCTGCATGCGGATGAACTCGCTGGGCTACCGGTGCCTCGTCGAGCCGCGCGCCGTCTACCACGCCGAGGTACCCCTCACCTGGGCCCACCTGACCGAGCAGCGGATCCGGTGGTTCCGCAGCACCTACCACGTCGCTGCCCACCACCGGCGGGCGCTGCTGCGGCAGGGCTCGATGGCCGGCGCCGTCGTGCTCCCCTTCGCCCTGTGGAACGCCGCGCGCCGCGCGATGCTGCTTCCGGTCCTGCTGTTCGCGCTCCTCACGTTCGGCGTCTTCTCGGGCACCTTCACCGGGCTGCGCTGGGAGCCGGTGCTGGCGATGGTGATCGGCCTGCCGGCGCTGTTCGCGGTCGCCGTGTGCCTGCTGCTGCGCCGACCGCGTGCGGTGCTCTACGTGCCCGAGTACCTGCTCTTCCGCCTGGTCCGCAGCTACTTCACGCTGGCTGCGGTGCTCAGCCTGAAGTTCCCGCCCCTGGGCTCCCCGAAGGCGCGGCTCACCTCTCGTCAGGTGCGGCGAGAGGTGAGGAGGAAGACCCCCGGGTGA
- a CDS encoding ferredoxin reductase, which yields MQETKDPAAALHPDVDLLRGAASRLTTPLLPDDYLHLLNPLWSARELRGKVVKVVKETDTAATLVIKPGWGWSFDYKPGQYVGIATQLEGHWYWRSYSLTSSPRRDQGHISITVKATPEGFVSNHLVNGVEPGSIVRLASPKGDFTLPDPPPAKALFLTAGSGITPVMGMLRTLKRRGGMTDILLIHSAPDAADMLFREELKQLEADFPTFRLHEQLTREKGKLQLKDLGEVCPDWTERQTWACGPAPMLDSAEEHWKQHNLSEQLHMERFTVALSGGGGEGGTVTYQVSDKTIEVDGATTLLDAGEKAGIQMPFGCRMGICQSCVVPLLEGSVRDLRSGQDHHEGDRIQTCVSAAAGDCVLEA from the coding sequence ATGCAGGAGACCAAGGATCCCGCCGCCGCGCTGCACCCGGACGTGGACCTGCTGCGCGGCGCCGCCTCCCGGCTCACCACTCCCCTGCTGCCCGACGACTACCTGCACCTGCTCAACCCGCTGTGGTCGGCGCGGGAGCTGCGCGGCAAGGTGGTCAAGGTGGTGAAGGAGACCGACACCGCCGCCACGCTGGTGATCAAGCCCGGCTGGGGCTGGTCCTTCGACTACAAGCCCGGCCAGTACGTCGGGATCGCCACCCAGCTGGAGGGCCACTGGTACTGGCGCTCGTACTCGTTGACGTCCTCGCCGCGCCGCGACCAGGGCCACATCTCCATCACCGTGAAGGCCACGCCGGAGGGCTTCGTCTCCAACCACCTGGTCAACGGGGTGGAGCCGGGCTCCATCGTGCGGCTGGCCTCTCCCAAGGGCGACTTCACCCTGCCCGACCCGCCCCCGGCGAAGGCGCTGTTCCTCACCGCGGGCAGCGGCATCACCCCGGTGATGGGCATGCTGCGCACCCTCAAGCGGCGCGGCGGCATGACGGACATCCTGCTCATCCACTCCGCCCCCGACGCCGCGGACATGCTCTTCCGCGAGGAGCTGAAGCAGCTGGAGGCGGACTTCCCGACCTTCCGGCTGCACGAGCAGCTCACCAGGGAGAAGGGCAAGCTGCAGCTCAAGGACCTCGGCGAGGTCTGCCCGGACTGGACGGAGCGCCAGACCTGGGCGTGCGGTCCGGCGCCGATGCTGGACTCCGCCGAGGAGCACTGGAAGCAGCACAACCTGTCCGAGCAGCTGCACATGGAGCGATTCACGGTGGCGCTGTCGGGGGGCGGCGGCGAGGGCGGCACGGTCACCTACCAGGTGTCCGACAAGACCATCGAGGTGGACGGGGCCACCACGCTGCTGGACGCCGGCGAGAAGGCCGGCATCCAGATGCCCTTCGGCTGCCGGATGGGCATCTGCCAGTCCTGCGTGGTGCCGCTGCTGGAGGGCAGCGTGCGCGACCTGCGCTCGGGGCAGGACCACCACGAGGGCGACCGAATTCAGACTTGCGTCTCCGCTGCCGCGGGCGACTGCGTACTCGAAGCTTAG
- a CDS encoding NAD-dependent epimerase/dehydratase family protein, with product MKVLVLGGDGFCGWPSAVHLSRAGHEVTIVDNLVRRRTDDELGVQSLTPIAPIAERLAAWEEATGLGIGYEDLDLAQDYDRLLAVLDGLRPDAVVHFAEQRSAPYSMEDSGHKRYTVDNNVNATHNVLTGLVEARLDAHLVHLGTTGVYGYETSPVDLPEGYLEVTYPDRCGGTVTREILYPTKPGSVYHLTKSMDQLLLQYYAENDNLRVTDLHQGIVWGTQTDDTRLDDRLVNRFDYDGDFGTVLNRFLMQAAIGYPLTVHGTGGQTRAFINIADSVRCVRLAVESADQVKGRVRIMNQLAETLRVEDLARLVAGMLDGSIDHVSNPRVEAAANELALRNSNLRALGFQPILVSEGLMQESIEIATRYADRCDRSKIRAESFWTRDRRAAAEEGQ from the coding sequence ATGAAGGTTCTTGTGCTCGGGGGAGATGGTTTCTGCGGGTGGCCCAGTGCGGTGCACCTGTCCCGCGCGGGCCACGAGGTGACCATCGTCGACAACCTGGTGCGGCGGCGGACCGACGACGAGCTCGGGGTGCAGTCGCTGACCCCGATCGCCCCGATCGCCGAACGGCTGGCGGCCTGGGAAGAAGCCACCGGCCTCGGGATCGGGTACGAGGATCTCGACCTCGCTCAGGACTACGACCGGCTGCTGGCCGTGCTGGACGGGCTGCGTCCAGACGCAGTGGTCCACTTCGCCGAGCAGCGCTCCGCGCCGTACTCGATGGAGGACAGCGGCCACAAGCGGTACACGGTCGACAACAACGTCAACGCCACGCACAACGTGCTCACCGGTCTCGTCGAGGCGCGGCTGGACGCCCACCTGGTCCACCTCGGCACCACCGGCGTCTACGGGTACGAGACCTCCCCGGTCGACCTGCCCGAGGGCTACCTCGAGGTGACCTATCCCGACCGGTGCGGCGGGACGGTCACGCGGGAGATCCTGTACCCGACCAAGCCCGGCAGCGTCTACCACCTGACGAAGTCGATGGATCAGCTGCTGCTGCAGTACTACGCCGAGAACGACAACCTGCGGGTGACCGACCTCCACCAGGGCATCGTGTGGGGCACCCAGACCGACGACACCCGCCTCGACGACCGACTGGTCAACCGGTTCGACTACGACGGTGACTTCGGCACCGTGCTCAACCGGTTCCTGATGCAGGCGGCCATCGGCTACCCACTCACGGTGCACGGCACCGGCGGCCAGACCCGCGCGTTCATCAACATCGCGGACTCCGTGCGCTGCGTCCGGCTGGCCGTCGAGTCCGCGGACCAGGTCAAGGGCCGGGTTCGGATCATGAACCAGCTCGCCGAGACGCTGCGCGTGGAGGACCTCGCCCGACTCGTGGCCGGGATGCTCGACGGGTCGATCGACCACGTCTCCAACCCCCGGGTCGAGGCCGCCGCGAACGAGCTGGCCCTGCGCAACAGCAACCTGCGGGCGCTCGGGTTCCAGCCGATCCTGGTCAGCGAGGGGCTGATGCAGGAGTCCATCGAGATCGCCACCAGGTACGCCGATCGCTGCGACCGCTCGAAGATCCGGGCCGAGTCCTTCTGGACCCGGGACCGGCGGGCCGCGGCGGAGGAAGGGCAGTGA
- a CDS encoding RNB domain-containing ribonuclease — protein MPTTRIIAPAFDFSAIGDELGLSVDFPSYALAEAEAALAAVTAAQDVPPTDPVWATVPWADRDDATGLALVSLDQAGAREIDQAFQVERTSAGFLLHVAVSDVAALVTPGGSLDTEARRRGQSVPLPGGSVPLHPAVLTERAASLLPDLLRPAVLWRIELDDDAQVVDSSVRRAVVRSVGSFSYDEVQRSVDGSAELHPSLAALPELGRLRQSAARDRGVIALRQPEQEVRELPGEHRWQLSVRRRSDVDDWKAELALLVGACAAAMMLEVGTGILRVVPEPAATTVARLRARARALGVTWPLEAPVGEVLANLDQAAPTTLVLERAAGALLAGATYAAFDGEPPAATTHYGLGVPYANVTAPLRRVVDRYATEVCLAASQGQPVPEWVREVLLSLPAVMDSSDAVVRQVDDSCVDLTTATVLASRVGESFPAVAVRSADEEEHGEVFIEQPPRLAACTGLLDPGTHVTAVLTTADPATRSVVFAQAEPV, from the coding sequence GTGCCGACGACGCGGATCATTGCGCCTGCCTTCGACTTCTCGGCCATCGGTGACGAGCTCGGGCTGAGCGTCGACTTCCCGAGCTATGCGCTGGCCGAGGCCGAGGCAGCTCTGGCCGCGGTGACCGCCGCCCAGGACGTGCCGCCGACCGACCCCGTGTGGGCCACCGTCCCGTGGGCCGACCGGGACGACGCCACCGGCCTCGCGCTGGTCAGCCTGGACCAGGCCGGCGCCCGCGAGATCGACCAGGCCTTCCAGGTGGAGCGGACCTCGGCCGGGTTCCTGCTGCACGTGGCGGTCTCCGACGTGGCCGCCCTCGTCACCCCCGGTGGCTCGCTGGACACCGAGGCGCGCCGCCGCGGCCAGAGCGTGCCGCTGCCTGGCGGCTCCGTGCCGCTGCACCCCGCGGTGCTCACCGAGCGTGCCGCCAGCCTGCTGCCGGACCTGCTTCGCCCCGCCGTGCTGTGGCGGATCGAGCTGGACGACGACGCGCAGGTGGTGGACAGCTCGGTGCGCCGTGCCGTGGTGCGGTCGGTGGGGAGCTTCAGCTACGACGAGGTGCAGCGCAGCGTGGACGGCTCCGCCGAGCTGCACCCCTCCCTGGCGGCGCTGCCCGAGCTGGGCCGGCTGCGCCAGTCCGCGGCCCGCGACCGTGGTGTGATCGCCCTGCGCCAGCCCGAGCAGGAGGTGCGGGAGCTGCCCGGGGAGCACCGCTGGCAGCTGAGCGTGCGCCGCCGCAGCGACGTCGACGACTGGAAGGCGGAGCTGGCGCTGCTGGTGGGTGCCTGCGCGGCGGCGATGATGCTGGAGGTCGGGACCGGCATCCTGCGCGTCGTCCCTGAGCCGGCGGCCACCACCGTGGCGCGGCTGCGGGCCCGGGCCCGCGCGCTGGGCGTGACCTGGCCGCTGGAGGCCCCCGTGGGGGAGGTGCTGGCCAACCTCGACCAGGCCGCGCCCACCACCCTGGTGCTCGAGCGCGCCGCTGGTGCGCTGCTGGCCGGGGCCACCTATGCCGCCTTCGACGGCGAGCCGCCCGCCGCCACCACCCACTACGGGCTCGGCGTGCCCTACGCCAACGTCACCGCCCCGCTGCGGCGGGTGGTCGACCGCTACGCCACCGAGGTGTGCCTGGCCGCCAGCCAGGGCCAGCCGGTCCCGGAGTGGGTGCGGGAGGTGCTGCTCTCCCTGCCGGCCGTGATGGACAGCTCCGACGCGGTGGTGCGCCAGGTGGACGACTCCTGCGTCGACCTCACCACCGCGACGGTGCTCGCCTCCCGGGTGGGCGAGTCCTTCCCCGCGGTCGCCGTGCGCAGCGCCGACGAGGAGGAGCACGGCGAGGTGTTCATCGAGCAGCCCCCGCGGCTGGCTGCCTGCACTGGCCTGCTCGACCCCGGAACGCACGTCACGGCGGTGCTCACCACCGCCGACCCGGCCACCCGCTCAGTGGTCTTCGCCCAGGCGGAGCCGGTGTGA